Genomic window (Sphaerodactylus townsendi isolate TG3544 linkage group LG12, MPM_Stown_v2.3, whole genome shotgun sequence):
gtaaGGTATAGTGCCatggagcccaccttccaaagcggccattttctccaggtgaactgatgtctACTCTGGAGATTAgctaatcccaggagatctccagccatcactgGGAGGTTGGTAACCATAGCTGCAGGGGAAGACTATGCACATCTCAGGGACACCACTGCGGAGTGAAAGTCAAGCAGCTTTTCCAGACAGCTGCTTCAAAGTGCATCTCTATCACATGTAACCCTCCTGCACGTCATCATGATTCAAAGGCAATAGCAATAATGAATGAGGAAGGATTGCTCTCTCGCCCTGTCCCTCTCTCCCATCTCATGCACATTCCCTTTTGGCAGGTTGAACCCTGACATAAGACTGCATCCACATACAGTTAGGTATTTTGCTACTGTAGTTCTATAGCTATAATTCCCAACTGTATTTTACTGGCATGAACAAGACAGTAAGAGAGGTGAATGATAATTATAGCATAAGGATAACACAATATCCAGTGATATGTAAAGTCTTCCAGTCACAAGGTAATACTCATGCATGATTCCCGCTAATTGCAAAgaaggtgatggccactaacctggatagctttaaaaggggcttggacagatttatggaggagaagtcgatttatggctaccaatcttgatcctctttgacctaagattgcaaatgccttaacagaccaggtgctcgggagcaacatccgcagaaggccattgctttcacctcctacatgtcagctcccaaaggcacctggtgggccactgcgagtagcagagagctggactagatggactctggtctgatccagctggcttgttcttatgttcttatgttcttaaggttatACAGAACTTTCGAGGGAATTGTGCCTTAAATATTTATGGCGCACTGTTTGGATTTTCTGCCCCAGATGTCAACATTTCCCTGACTAGTCCTACAGACCTCCAATGAAAATGCTTCCTTCAAATGGGTCAAACTCTAACCTCAGCTAGAGACAGTCAAACCCTTGTTGGTTCAGCTAACCAATTGTTCACCAGTCATAAGCAGGGAGCCAGTTATCCAGCAATGAGTTTGCTGTTGGTTAACAGTTCAAACAGCTTGTCAGATTCTATTTCTCAAGCATTCAAACATCAGTTGGTGCTGTATCATGCATCCACCTTCTCACAGAGCACACCACCTCCCAGACAGACCTGTTATCTCTGCATGCTGCTTAACAACCCGTAGTATAAATAAAGGGAGCAAATTGATCAGGATGCCAGCAATTATAAACCAGGAGGGTGAGGGTTAAGCCTTATACTGTTTGATGTTTATTTAAGTCTATATTCTTAACATTGGTCCATCCTGCACAGgcttcttggggaggaactctgcatggCTTTTTCCCcgagatgtcctcaggatgccttagtTCACCCCAAGCCATCTTATTTGGAAGACGCTAGAAGAAGGATTTTTTCCTTCAAGTcatctgcaagacatctcctgcctgactgtgcaGAGTGCAGGAGCTCAGGAGGTGCCTTATGTTTCCCGCCCAATCATTAAGCTTTGTGGTCAGTCTCCTGGTCAGCTTGCACCCgtctgctgctgaagggattctctctgcctctatttgctgaaggttgccccaggacatttgttctgcaggctccaatcctgggagCCTTTACCACCCTAAAAAGGATATAGTtatactcagctcatcctgctgattctggcaatatatagtttttctattttttagaaAAGTGGAGGGGCTGTATTCAAAGAAATGTAGATAACGAATAGAGAATTTTACCCACTCGGAAGACGGGTCTACCACCCAATGAAAAGCATTGCAAAGCTGTTCAAGGTGAACAAATCAGATGTTTACATCTCAGATGATTTTGGCTTTTGAACAAGGTATGTTTGACTATCGAACATATTCACTTTGAAATCTGTAGCATCACTTATCTTGACACATACCTCTCCCCTCCTAATACCCTCTCTGTCCCAGGGGTTAAGAAGTTCATGCATCTTGAGACCTCACATCAAGTTCTCACATTCTTATCAGAACATCTCAAGAACTTTGTGACACAATTGATCAAAAGTGACAAGGGTCCTTAATCCTGCTTGTATTGACATGCTGAGCCTGTAACTTTGCGGAAGCGTGACTAACCTTTCAGAGCAAGTTGACGTTGAGCTTAAAAAGACAAAGAGGTCCTTTGCTGCTAAGAAGCCCTTGTGCTTTTGGGCAAGATCCTCAGCGGCTCTAGGCTGACTTAACTTCAAATGCCACTTATCAAACTTGTCTCTGAAAAGACTCAGTGAAAAACAGTGAAATCACAGGACAAAGCTAAGAGTGGCTCTCAGCCAACAGTGCAGTCCAACAGACTAAGTGTTAACCACAGCACTCCAGTTCCCACCACCTGATATAAATATCAGTTGTCCAAGGAGCAAAGCAACGCACAGAAGGACCTGCTCAGAGTTGGCAAGGATGGCGACAGATGGCAAGGAGGTTCTTCTTATGGAGGCGCCGCCTGTAAGTTTCTCCTTCTGAAGCAATTTCTTTCTTATGATGGCAGGTTTGGTTTTCAACCCATGTCAATAGTGACCAGGTTGTCTCATGGGTTTTCAGTTCCTAAGGTCCAAAATTCCAACAGCAACACATCAGAGGGGCATTCCCCCGGTTGAGATGAATAGGAGTTGCACAAGAGCAATTCCAGTTAATTTCAGTAGGGCTTCTACAGAAGAACTTTCCAAACTGGATTGTGCCCTGAGTCAGATCTGTTCACCTCCCGTTGTTCTGCTTTCAGTAGTGCTCTTCATCTACTACCCAAGCTTCCTGTTAGTAGGGCCACTTGGACGAGGATGAAAAATGGCAGCCACGGTTGTGTGAATCAATTCCAATCTTTCACAACTCCTTCTAAAGTGTATACTTTGGCTTTTGTTGCTTTCCCCTGTGGCCTAGTTGGAAAAACTTTGTTTGGATTGTGCTACTTCAGTCTACAGGAGGGACTCCCATGAGTGAATACTTGCTCCTTGTTAAAAAAAGTGTTCACTCAGCACAGAAATCTAGCAGGGAGAAGCGGGAGGGGAACAACATTGGCTTTAACCAGACATCACTTTTCTATTTGCAGGGTGTTTTTGATTATCGTTTTAAATCATTGCCACAAGTTAATTGTTCTACCTCAGGTGAAATAAATTACATTTGTTATTATCATAATGTTTCcatttccatctttctttctgctgctgcaggattATACTGCATCCCCCCGGCTCCCTGGACTCCCTTGCAAGAAGCTCTTGAttgttgtggttgtggtggtAGTGATCGTTTTAGTTGTTCTGGGCTTTCTTCTGATGGGCCTGCACATTACAGAGAAGCACACTGAAACGGTATGTAAATTGGCTGTAGATATGGGCAAACCCTAAGGGGGATTGTGATAGTATAACATACCAAAATCAAGCAGCTCCTGTGCAGCAGGTAGGAATTGCACAGCTCTGACCCAACCCATAACAATCCCAGGTTACAGCAAATTCACATCCAATACATGTACGCTTGATTTGTTTTTATCCCTGCGTTGATTAAGTTTATACCTGTTGAATAATTCTGAGCCGGGAAGTAGAGGGATGGcctatgaaatccaataaattGAATTCAATTGAAAAATGCTCAAGTTGTGTTCAACTCACATACAGCTGAACGTGTGGCTGaaaatgtacatttctgcagGTTCTgatctctggtttcatttgtaatatGAATATGCATTGGGTCTTTATTTATGAACAGATGTAGGCACATACCTGCAAGCTGTATGTCTATTTACTGTAAGATGTGAATAGGGCTGATGGAGACAGTTGTGGTTAAAGTAAGTGATACAGATTACCAGCAACAAAGCATTGAAGTGGCACCTCCCATCTTCTGCAGGGAGTCTcttcaccccacacacacacacacatatatgaacAAGAGATGGAAAGTATCAGCAAGAAAAGTAAATGACTTTTACCCTGGTGACCATGATAAGAGGAGGCTTGCTCATTGCCTCCAACTGCATTACTGCTGGCAGATCCCCAGACTGGACCTCCCTTGGAATTGctgctcatctccaaactacagacatcagttcccctagagaaaatggatgctttggagggtgaactctatggcattgcaccccaatgaggtccctgtcctcccacaggctccatccccaaatcttcaggggtttcccaacctgaatctggcaactctaccccctaTCCCTCACTGGCGGCCAAGGAACGAGGAGCGTTCCTGGTAATCTTAGcaagcagcaagcagaggaagaggaggcaccAGGCAAGCTTGACCCTGTGGTCGGCCTGAGCCACCCTGCAGTGCAGCCAACACTACTGGGGCTCGACTCTGCTTATCCTTGACCACCAGCAGGGTTTCCATGGCAACAACTCACTGGGaaatttccagtggtgggattcagctggtttgcaccacttcggcagaaccggttgttaaaatggagcttgtaaacaaccatttgttacattatttgaatttcagcaccagaactggttgttaaattatttgaatttcagctctggaaccggttgttaaattattgaaatTTCCCAGTACATTACAGGCCAGTTGTGAAGAAGAATGTGCAGTTGGTTGCTTTCTATGCAGCAGTCAGGACACTGAACTGATTAAAAGTAAGCAAAGCTTAACTTGTGGAACTTTCAAAATGGATAGGAAAGGGAAGACATGAACCCAGCTGCCTTGCTAGCTGAGAGTTCTGGACTGTTCTAGAAAAGCCTAAGAATAGAATTCTGCCCACTgacaggaagcctctttggaaaTAAGGTGTACCCCCCACCCACCTTTCTGTCTAGCTAGAGATTGctgccccctgcaggatcttctttattgtcattttttttgtACCCAGGGGATTGCTATATTCCAACACTCTCAACTGTGTTCCTTAATTAGCACTTTCTGTGTGTGGTGCAGGCTGCCTATTCTATGCCCTCTCCCCTGGAAAATTGATATTTGAGTGGGTTAAAGAAagcaaatgctgctgctgctgaagtgtGCTGTTCTCACTACTCGGTATGCCTGTTCTTTCCTATGTTCAAtgttcagcgccccccccccactccccacccacaGTACTTAGTAGCTGAATGTGCTGAGTGTGCTGAACTGTGTTCGGCTGAAAGCACAGTGACACTGAGGGGGGTTATTTggcctggcttcctgccctcagAGCAAGTTGCTGCTCAGCTTTTCCATCACCATCTCGAAAAATTATGTTAATCCACACCAATAAGAAAATGTTCCATAAGATAACATTATTTTGATCTTTACCAATGTATTCTTTGATTGTTggggtctgtttttttttaatccatgtcaATGGCTGGCATCCCTGTTGACTCGAATCTCGCAGCTGCTGAAAATGTCCCTTTTCTTAGATGCACAAACACTTTAAGTTCTTAAAGGGAGAAGAAACAATGTTAGGATTACTTCTTTCCACCTAATTTACTGGGTACAGCTCTGGCTTGTCCTGTTTTGACTAGAAAGATAGTCAAAAGTGCTCTGGCAAAGACCTCATTGTCAACTACTATCTTAAGTTGAGTCATGTAAAAGCAGCACAATGTGtgctggaagagaaaggaggatcTGTGATCCATACACAGTTTAGAGAAAGCAACTGTGCACACTCTTCTTAATTTCCCAGTTATCCAGGTTGTCCCAAGGGGGTTCCTTCTCAGGAGAGAATACAGGTGAGTTAAAATGCTCAAGGGTTGCCAGCCAACATCAAAAATGAAACTTTCAGTTGCTCTGCTGGCTACTCCAATCTAGGCTCATGGAATGTTCCAACAACTAGTAATCACCAGTCATTAAAAGCCGCTCATGCTTATTTAAGAAAGCATTTTTCTTCTGCTGAACAACACCCTTAGCTACCAGCTCTTCATAACATGGCTATTGTCTCACTTGATACGATACAATAGATTTTTCCCTTGACCTCTTCTTCTGATCCacacaatttcctttcctttgctcTTCATGGTTCCTTTGTGCCATATAGGTCCTGCAAATGACCATTCAAGGTCTGGATGGAGAAGGCTCTCTGCAACATCTTTCCATGACTCAAAAAGAGAGGCTGGCAACATTCCATGCCCGGGTGGATGGCAATACTTCCGCCACAGTGGTGTATGACTACAGTAATGTAAGATTTGCTTAATATGCTGGGTAACTTCTGAAGGGAAATCTCTGATGACAAAAGTGAGCATCAGATGGCTATTTCACAAGGGTTTTCAGATGCTTTCAGGCCCTTATTAGAAATGTAGGTCCTCCCCTGTTCTTATTTGAGGTTGTTCTCCCCCGTTTTCATCTTCATGGTGACAGAAATAATTCCTTTTGAGTTGTACGGTACTTCCAAAGTTTTGAAATATTTATCATCTCTGCAGCAATTCATTTACAGAAAGGGAAATCCGGGTGATTACTTATTCCCACTTTCCTAGACGAGAAAGTGAAGCTGAGAGATTCTGACTTGCCTTCAGTCGCTGTGACTGAGTTACGATTGGAATTCTGTCTTAATGCTAAGTACGAGAATTCTTGAATTAAGGATGGGAAGGTCCACCTTGGCAAAGGAGCTGATGTGAAACTGCAGGACACTTGAAAATCCCACACAGCTGAGATCTTTGCATCTTTTGGTTTCCTACCTACATGTAAGAGAAAGTAACATAGGTAAATGCTACACGAGTTTGGATCCTTGGACGGGAAGGAATGAGAAAACAGAATTATGTGTGAGAAGATGATTTTATTGAGACTGAGAGTAAGGTTTTAAGTATACCCTGTATTTGCACAGCTGCTGATTGGGTACAGGTCCTGGCCAGGACAGTCCTGCTACATCACCAAGATGAACAAGGAGAACATCCAAAGCCTGGATGCTATCGTCAAGGCTTTCCAACAAGTTCAGGTGAGGTCCACCAGGAAGAGTCACCTTTGCAATTGCAGGGAGCATCTATTGAGAAAGAGTTGTCTCCATCACAGGGGAACACTTGGCTTAGAACCTCCAAACATTTTGTAATGGGCCCAACTCctctggcagtcattttgtggttgactgtggccctccctcccatttttagCAGTTATCTTATGGTGTCCACCACCTGTTCTCAAAATCTGTAAGTGTTCAAAGGTTCAACAAGGTCAGGGATCTGTGTTCTGCACTAAAGAAACTGATAAACCAGGAAGAAAATTAGGTAGAAATTTCGCCTTAACATCTTTTTCCATGTGCATAGAATTTTTTTAATATTGGGAGGCATATGCCCAACCAGCAATCTGAAGGGGGACGCAGTGCCTTCCTAAagagaattatacccttctaaacccattgacttaaatggacttagaaaggtgtaactctgtttaggattgcagtgacAGCTTAAGTATAATTAGCCAACATGATCTACTTCTGTGGACTAACAATAGGAAAAGTGTCCAGATGGGGAAGTTCATAAGCAGGGCACCATGGTAACAACCAAATCCTCTGCCCTTAATCCCCAGCATCTGGATGCAGTGGGCTTACTGCTGGAACATGAACATTGTGCTCCTGGGCATCACAACAGTACCATCCAATActtttttaaattatgatgaAGAGGGGTTGTAGGGAGGGGCAGTGCTTGCCAAGTTCACAAGaagctttccctcccacccccctttccttGCAGGGTTATAGAGATTGCCACATTAACATTCTTTGACAGATGGTTTATCTCAGCCCCACAAAAACATCTCTTCTGAAGAGTGAATAGCCATGATGCGAACAATTCTGGCTCTGCATAACAGTTATAGCAAGAGGGTGCTGTCAGTTCAAGTTCTGGGACTATaacatttttctttcctcctttagACCAAGTCTCTTagcccaccccaccagcagactaaggagaaggaagagggattCCCTGTCTTACTGACCAATCGCTCTCTCCTGAGCACCACAATGAACATCCTCTGCAGTAGTGTTCCCATCTACTGGGCTTAGAGAAGAGGTGGGTGACAAGCCAGTCAGACAGAGGTAAAGGCCAAGAACCAGATCTAACCTACCCATCAATTCTGACTACAAATCAAGCTGACTACAAATGATGTTGCTGTCTGAAAGATTCCTGCAATGACTCTtaggctggttccgcatgggccaaaaacagcagtgtaaaaacggtgtgaaaatggtgtaaaaaagtttaaaacagtgtaaaagggtttatactgttttaacaccgctgttttgggcccatgcggaatcagccttagggtATTTCTCTTCATATACAGTTCTGAAGCTTACTAGGGTCATGTTTTTGAGTACAAATGTAATTAATCTTCCACCTAGTGCTGAACCTCTCCCACCCTACATGATCAGCCGATTCATGTTGCTGGATGATACCACTTCGGTTTAAAGGTGGGGGTTTAAGCATTAAGGATAAAAATAGGCATTTAAGCAGCATTCCTGTGCTTTGCATGCCAGTTATGACATGGCAATTTTTGTTAATGTACGAGGAACACTCAAACGTTCAGGCCTCCCCCAACAATCCGAAGTGGGACagtctagcaccgtggtggcgaacctttggcactccagatgttatggactacaattcccatcagccttttccagcatggccaattgtagtccataacatctggtgtgccaaaggtttgccaccactggctagcATCAGGTCAGGCTGCTGACTATGTAGCTTGGTTCTAAGCCatcaagttttcaaggcaatggaAATGCGTGAGACCCTTTCCAGCCTACTTGGCTCAATCTCAGAGGACTGCCTTTCAGAATTATTAGCTGATGGTCTGGAATGCCAGTCTGACAGACCTTTTCATTGATCATTTTTATTAAatctgctgtctcgtgctggCTGTGTTTTTGAtgctgcttgcaaaaaaaaatccctataatAAATAAAGCATGGAAAAGCAACAGTTgggttaacaaaaaaaaaatgtctccatTGTGCCACAAAAAATCCAGCTTTCACATTGCTGTGGGTGAAGTGCGCACCAGTGGGAAGCCCATGTGGCACAGGTGACATGGACTCAAGATAATGACAGCATCaacattggtcgtttccccacttgaccaccctttgctgcacgctactctcagcgcgcgtcatctctggAGCACTCCCGGGCTTCCGCACGACCCCacactctgcacggggtcatcaaaaggcgccgttttgaggagcgccaggaatgacgcgagctgagggggcgcaagagcggcagcatcagggcggctgcgttgtcaccgcccctgtagtggggagtgccgcgggaccccgtgcTGCTTGGGGGGAGTAGCGCACAGCTTGTGGTAAGTAGGGAAACGACCAATAACTCCCAGCCTTATGTACCTGAGCCACACTGTATTCACATTTCACCTTAGTGCCCTTTCTGATCTTAATTTTTCTCCCTAGATGGTGTCTAATTAGTTTAAGCCTATAGCTTTCAGACTGTTTCTGGAACCCTCCAGGCAATCTTTTAGAGATTCCTCATTAAGAAGATGAGTATTGTCAATTAATGCTTCCAGTTA
Coding sequences:
- the SFTPC gene encoding pulmonary surfactant-associated protein C, producing the protein MATDGKEVLLMEAPPDYTASPRLPGLPCKKLLIVVVVVVVIVLVVLGFLLMGLHITEKHTETVLQMTIQGLDGEGSLQHLSMTQKERLATFHARVDGNTSATVVYDYSNLLIGYRSWPGQSCYITKMNKENIQSLDAIVKAFQQVQTKSLSPPHQQTKEKEEGFPVLLTNRSLLSTTMNILCSSVPIYWA